One region of Sulfurisphaera ohwakuensis genomic DNA includes:
- a CDS encoding DUF357 domain-containing protein — MSNEIRNRVEKYIKGMEERLQKIPSHIYEKYRKVLDLAKQYTEDAKYYLSKEDEVTALVDVVYAEGLLDSVIFNENLDIDSQISKKVFVGGTFDILHPGHIEFLKEASRYGRVYVSVARDKNSEKVKGRKPINDENQRLEVVKSIRYVYEAFLGDEKDFLKSVERVKPDILFLGPDQHVDENKLKEELKKRGIDNIEIIRMKERINNWSHSSTTSIIQEIVKRYCNQR; from the coding sequence ATGTCTAATGAAATAAGAAATAGAGTAGAAAAATATATAAAAGGAATGGAAGAAAGGTTACAAAAAATACCTAGTCATATCTATGAAAAATATCGTAAAGTACTAGATCTTGCTAAACAATATACAGAGGATGCAAAATATTATCTGAGTAAAGAAGATGAAGTTACTGCGTTGGTTGATGTAGTTTATGCTGAAGGTTTATTAGATTCAGTTATATTTAATGAAAATCTTGATATAGATTCACAAATTTCTAAAAAAGTATTCGTAGGTGGCACATTTGATATATTACACCCTGGTCATATAGAATTTTTAAAAGAGGCTTCTCGTTATGGAAGAGTCTATGTCTCTGTTGCAAGAGATAAAAACTCAGAAAAGGTAAAAGGGAGAAAACCAATAAATGATGAAAATCAAAGATTAGAAGTAGTAAAGAGCATTAGATATGTTTATGAAGCATTTTTAGGAGATGAAAAAGATTTTCTAAAAAGTGTTGAAAGGGTAAAACCAGACATATTATTTTTAGGTCCTGATCAGCATGTTGATGAGAATAAATTAAAAGAAGAGTTAAAGAAAAGAGGAATTGATAACATAGAAATAATAAGAATGAAAGAAAGAATAAATAATTGGTCTCATTCAAGCACTACATCAATAATTCAAGAAATAGTCAAAAGATATTGCAATCAAAGATAA
- a CDS encoding metallophosphoesterase: MISLVDDIYIDEDLPVIYIRRLNSIILSDVHIGYEEEMASKGIFIPKVQKKRFLNIFNRAREVFKTNKLIINGDLKHSFSKLTKQEKTELNEIFRILKDEGTEITIIRGNHDNYLSLVTENYDNIKLVDSLIVDNIVIFHGHMNIDVEENKIYIIGHEHPRLGLRDKLGFVRRMQCFLVTPLKNNSKVIILPAIGIYQAGNDISLNHSNYMSPLMREYSILEKSKPYVIIEKEGIMEFPELGLLKDIML, from the coding sequence ATGATAAGTTTAGTTGATGATATTTACATTGATGAAGATTTGCCCGTTATATATATACGAAGACTTAACTCTATAATTCTATCTGATGTACACATAGGTTACGAAGAAGAGATGGCATCAAAAGGAATATTCATACCAAAAGTTCAAAAGAAACGTTTTCTCAATATTTTCAATAGAGCAAGAGAGGTTTTCAAAACAAACAAACTCATAATTAATGGAGATCTTAAACATTCTTTTAGTAAATTAACCAAACAAGAAAAAACTGAACTTAATGAAATATTTCGAATATTAAAAGATGAAGGTACAGAAATTACGATAATTAGAGGTAATCATGATAATTATTTATCTTTAGTCACTGAGAATTATGATAATATTAAGCTAGTAGATTCTTTGATAGTCGATAATATTGTTATATTTCATGGCCATATGAATATAGATGTGGAAGAAAATAAAATATATATCATAGGGCATGAGCATCCAAGGTTAGGATTAAGAGATAAACTAGGCTTTGTAAGAAGAATGCAATGCTTTCTAGTAACTCCACTGAAAAATAACTCAAAAGTAATTATTTTACCTGCAATTGGAATTTATCAAGCAGGGAACGATATTTCACTGAATCATTCCAACTACATGTCTCCACTTATGAGAGAATATTCTATTCTAGAAAAATCTAAACCTTATGTTATTATTGAAAAAGAGGGTATAATGGAGTTTCCTGAATTAGGGCTACTGAAGGACATTATGCTTTAA
- a CDS encoding transcription initiation factor IIB — protein MKCPNCGSESITLDLNRGTYICTNCGYVIDEFVIDQGPEWRAYTEQDRLERERTGSPITAKVHDFGITTTIGYSRSSNKTKIEKLRAIQNKLRVSPKDRKLVTYLSVLNNEAAKLNLPEYVKETASLLIRKIIDEGKAKRIDIYTLIAAVLYYSCQVNKIPKSLQEIKNNYGISSSELWKALERVQKVAKSSLEFKPNIKPTEFIPKIVEKLNLPPYISTKASELVDLMHKNGLTSGKGYTALAAASVYLVSTLMDAKKTQKDIANALNITEVTIRNRYKEIISNFEIEVKL, from the coding sequence ATAAAGTGCCCTAATTGCGGAAGTGAAAGTATAACATTAGATCTAAACAGAGGCACATACATCTGTACTAATTGTGGATATGTCATTGATGAATTTGTTATAGATCAAGGTCCAGAATGGAGAGCGTATACAGAACAAGACAGATTGGAAAGAGAAAGAACAGGTTCTCCTATTACTGCAAAAGTTCATGATTTTGGAATAACAACAACAATTGGGTATTCTAGGTCCAGTAATAAAACTAAAATAGAAAAATTAAGAGCAATACAGAATAAACTCAGAGTTTCTCCAAAGGATAGAAAGTTAGTCACTTATTTATCCGTATTAAATAATGAAGCTGCTAAGCTAAATCTTCCTGAATACGTAAAAGAAACAGCCTCTCTTTTAATAAGAAAAATAATCGATGAGGGAAAAGCTAAAAGAATAGACATATATACGTTAATTGCTGCGGTACTTTACTATTCTTGTCAAGTAAATAAAATACCAAAATCCCTTCAAGAGATAAAGAATAATTATGGTATTTCATCTAGTGAATTATGGAAAGCACTAGAGAGAGTTCAAAAAGTAGCTAAGAGTTCATTAGAGTTTAAACCCAATATAAAACCTACAGAGTTCATTCCAAAAATTGTAGAAAAACTTAATTTACCACCATATATATCTACTAAAGCTTCTGAATTAGTTGACTTAATGCACAAAAATGGTCTAACTAGTGGAAAAGGATACACAGCATTAGCAGCTGCTAGTGTGTACCTTGTAAGTACACTAATGGATGCAAAAAAGACTCAAAAAGACATAGCTAATGCACTAAATATAACAGAAGTTACAATAAGAAATAGATATAAGGAAATTATATCAAATTTCGAAATAGAAGTTAAACTTTAA
- a CDS encoding TATA-box-binding protein — MVATVTLDQNLDLYAMERSVPNVEYDPDQFPGLIFRLEAPKVTSLIFKSGKMVVTGAKSTDELIKAVKRIIKTLKRYGMNLTGKPKIQIQNIVASANLHVIVNLDKAAFLLENNMYEPEQFPGLIYRMEDPRVVLLIFSSGKMVITGAKREEEVHKAVKKIFDKLVELDCVKPFEEEELEF; from the coding sequence ATTGTAGCTACAGTAACATTGGATCAAAACTTAGACTTGTATGCAATGGAAAGAAGTGTACCAAATGTCGAATATGACCCAGATCAATTCCCTGGTCTTATATTTAGGCTCGAAGCACCAAAAGTTACTTCTCTCATATTCAAATCAGGTAAAATGGTGGTTACTGGGGCTAAGAGTACTGACGAATTAATTAAAGCAGTAAAAAGAATAATAAAAACCCTAAAGAGATATGGAATGAATTTAACTGGAAAACCAAAAATACAGATACAAAATATTGTTGCATCAGCAAATTTACATGTTATCGTAAATTTAGATAAAGCAGCATTCTTGTTAGAAAATAATATGTATGAACCTGAACAATTCCCTGGATTAATATATAGGATGGAAGATCCTAGAGTTGTATTACTCATCTTTAGTAGTGGTAAAATGGTTATTACTGGGGCTAAGAGAGAAGAAGAAGTACATAAAGCTGTAAAGAAAATATTCGATAAGTTAGTTGAACTAGATTGCGTAAAACCATTTGAAGAAGAGGAGTTAGAGTTTTAA
- a CDS encoding winged helix-turn-helix domain-containing protein has product MESTTSSYEDLAYQKIKEAGDNGIPQKDLIKELGLSTKEASLIIKKLIEKKKIIKRSVKENGKSILKLFAIDDDGIDIYVSLSSIIEIPCYTCKILKKCGNGSYISPSTCPQLSKYLLTNAKSAS; this is encoded by the coding sequence ATGGAATCAACTACATCATCATATGAAGATCTTGCTTATCAAAAGATAAAAGAAGCAGGCGATAATGGAATACCACAAAAAGATTTAATAAAAGAATTGGGGTTATCAACTAAGGAAGCAAGTCTTATAATTAAAAAACTTATTGAAAAGAAAAAGATAATTAAAAGATCTGTAAAGGAAAACGGGAAAAGCATATTAAAGCTATTTGCAATAGATGATGATGGAATAGATATATATGTTAGCTTATCTTCTATTATAGAAATTCCATGCTATACTTGTAAAATTCTCAAAAAATGCGGAAATGGTAGCTATATTTCTCCTTCGACGTGTCCACAATTATCTAAATACTTACTAACTAATGCTAAATCAGCTAGTTAA
- a CDS encoding coiled-coil protein → MSDSVESEEEIQQKLSKASEELRKLREERQKIIENIRKLREKRREKVDRLRSIREQIKQLREELKAKSEEIKQLSQQKQSLIQVISEIKKEFEQIKNVEKVKEKLDPLQILKKIEQLEWRLQTSSLSLEEEKKIILKIANLEKKLETAKKLAQLKEKNTENRAELLAKRVELSTIRQRIVELRNQISEKVKIYQQLKNERDSLVKEIEILNNQISELVNKNNEIKNKITEKKDEIKKYRDELKKIKDMLKSRNITEVYENQLKNVNKEIIENKRKKAEEKLKNNKRLTFDELLILYYNDKDNNEQDSNNLR, encoded by the coding sequence ATGAGCGATTCAGTTGAATCAGAAGAAGAGATTCAGCAGAAATTGTCAAAAGCCTCAGAGGAGTTAAGAAAATTAAGAGAAGAAAGACAGAAAATAATTGAAAATATAAGAAAATTAAGAGAAAAGAGAAGAGAAAAAGTTGATAGACTTAGAAGTATAAGGGAGCAAATAAAACAACTAAGAGAAGAGTTAAAGGCTAAAAGTGAAGAAATTAAGCAACTTTCTCAACAGAAGCAGAGTTTGATCCAGGTTATAAGTGAAATAAAAAAGGAATTTGAACAAATCAAGAACGTTGAGAAAGTTAAGGAAAAATTGGACCCATTACAAATTTTAAAGAAAATAGAGCAATTGGAATGGAGACTACAAACTTCTAGTCTCTCATTAGAAGAAGAGAAGAAAATAATCTTAAAAATAGCTAACTTAGAGAAAAAACTAGAAACAGCGAAAAAATTAGCACAACTTAAAGAGAAAAATACTGAGAATAGAGCGGAACTTTTAGCTAAAAGAGTTGAACTATCAACAATAAGACAACGTATAGTTGAATTAAGGAATCAAATTTCAGAGAAAGTGAAAATATATCAACAACTAAAGAATGAGAGAGATTCATTAGTGAAAGAAATTGAGATTTTAAATAATCAAATCAGTGAACTAGTAAATAAGAACAACGAGATAAAAAATAAAATTACTGAGAAAAAAGATGAAATTAAGAAATATAGGGATGAGTTAAAGAAAATTAAGGATATGTTAAAATCAAGGAATATCACGGAAGTTTACGAGAATCAACTTAAAAATGTTAATAAAGAGATAATCGAGAATAAGCGTAAGAAAGCCGAGGAAAAGCTGAAAAACAATAAGAGACTAACATTTGATGAACTTTTAATATTGTACTATAATGATAAGGATAATAATGAGCAAGATTCTAATAATTTACGTTGA
- a CDS encoding DUF5622 domain-containing protein translates to MTLKHGKYVYVQLDKNKYVKMRYLKSYEKAEKANDVNAYIILGKIVTKASRKAKILKREDLPVEVRDKLPK, encoded by the coding sequence ATGACATTAAAACACGGAAAATATGTTTATGTTCAATTAGATAAAAACAAATATGTTAAGATGAGATATTTAAAATCCTATGAGAAAGCAGAAAAAGCAAATGATGTTAATGCATACATAATTCTAGGTAAAATAGTTACTAAAGCCAGTAGAAAAGCCAAGATCCTCAAGAGAGAAGATTTACCAGTTGAAGTAAGAGATAAACTTCCTAAATAA
- a CDS encoding tRNA (guanine(26)-N(2))-dimethyltransferase — MNLIEIKEGKASLLIPNPKDYEKEGRYDPSWSPVFYNPKMRLNRDISVLALSVIKPRSVVDALSASGVRGIRYYTEIGGIEKLILNDKNPIATELIKKNAEKNYVNAHITTKDANSLLYEIKADFVDIDPFGSPAPFILSAINATINKGYVAFTATDLSALECSSKFSARRKYDLICERLSFSKELGIRGLIAKVIREGAIIEKAAYPIFSFYFDYYYRVFFRIENGAKKVDKLLEKQGYYYECSKCGYREVDYYAERKICPRCGIEMRRYGPAWTGELWNREFLLSMKENLKNFTYFDTFMQVNKLLNILVEESKYVSPYFRLDFIASLIKRNIPKREKMLECLKEASITHFDYRGIKTNKEIDEIVNCIKIN, encoded by the coding sequence ATGAATTTGATTGAAATAAAAGAAGGTAAGGCTTCTTTACTAATTCCTAATCCTAAAGATTATGAAAAAGAAGGGAGATATGATCCCAGTTGGTCTCCAGTTTTCTACAATCCTAAGATGAGATTAAATAGAGATATTAGTGTGTTAGCCTTAAGTGTAATAAAGCCTAGAAGTGTTGTTGATGCTCTATCTGCCTCTGGAGTCAGAGGGATAAGATATTATACTGAAATTGGAGGGATAGAAAAATTGATATTAAATGATAAAAATCCTATAGCAACAGAATTAATAAAGAAAAATGCAGAGAAGAACTATGTGAATGCTCACATAACAACAAAGGACGCAAATTCTTTATTATATGAGATTAAAGCAGATTTTGTAGATATAGATCCTTTTGGTTCTCCAGCCCCTTTTATCTTGTCAGCCATAAACGCTACAATAAACAAAGGCTATGTAGCTTTTACTGCAACTGATTTATCAGCCCTAGAATGTTCTTCAAAATTTTCTGCTAGAAGAAAATACGACTTGATATGCGAAAGATTAAGTTTTTCCAAAGAATTAGGAATTAGAGGTTTAATTGCCAAGGTAATAAGAGAAGGTGCTATTATAGAAAAAGCCGCATATCCTATATTTTCATTTTATTTTGATTATTATTATAGAGTATTCTTTAGAATAGAAAATGGCGCTAAAAAAGTTGATAAATTACTTGAGAAACAAGGGTATTATTATGAGTGTTCTAAATGTGGGTATCGTGAGGTCGATTATTATGCAGAAAGAAAAATATGTCCTAGATGTGGTATCGAGATGAGAAGATATGGTCCAGCATGGACAGGGGAACTATGGAATAGAGAGTTTTTGTTAAGTATGAAAGAGAATCTAAAGAATTTCACATACTTTGATACTTTCATGCAAGTAAATAAGTTGTTAAATATATTAGTAGAAGAGTCAAAGTATGTATCACCTTATTTTAGACTAGATTTTATAGCATCCTTAATAAAAAGAAATATACCAAAAAGAGAAAAAATGTTAGAATGTTTAAAAGAAGCTTCAATAACTCATTTTGATTATAGAGGTATAAAAACTAATAAAGAAATAGATGAAATAGTAAATTGTATAAAAATTAACTAG
- a CDS encoding CTP-dependent riboflavin kinase produces MSKESGLSQQTVSRKLKELEEEGIIQRIIIKDGEYIKLTDKGEEELKRCIEDILQLIMRTKILHIKGKVTAGLGEGRIFLSIPYYIESFKKYLGFEPYAGTLNIVIYDRISLENRLILDLAKGIIIPEHKEPNRVLGSVKAFPSSINSISPAAIVIPARTTHPKSVVEIISPYYLREKLSLKDGDEVEIEVYL; encoded by the coding sequence ATTTCAAAAGAATCTGGTTTATCACAGCAAACTGTATCAAGAAAATTAAAAGAACTCGAGGAAGAAGGGATAATACAAAGAATTATAATAAAAGATGGGGAATATATAAAGCTTACAGATAAAGGAGAAGAAGAATTAAAGAGATGCATAGAAGATATATTACAATTAATTATGAGGACTAAAATATTACACATAAAAGGAAAAGTGACAGCAGGGTTAGGAGAGGGTAGAATTTTCCTTTCAATTCCTTACTATATCGAATCCTTCAAAAAATACTTAGGATTTGAACCTTATGCCGGAACTTTAAATATTGTTATCTATGATAGGATATCATTAGAAAATAGATTGATCTTAGATTTAGCTAAAGGAATTATTATCCCAGAACACAAAGAGCCAAATAGGGTTTTAGGAAGTGTAAAGGCTTTCCCATCTTCGATAAATTCAATTTCACCAGCAGCTATAGTAATTCCAGCGAGAACTACTCATCCAAAAAGTGTTGTTGAAATTATATCACCTTACTATTTAAGAGAAAAACTTAGTCTTAAAGATGGTGATGAGGTAGAAATTGAAGTTTATCTTTGA
- a CDS encoding DUF373 family protein: MSKILIIYVDIDDDLGKIGLETPIIGEERVKKAIDIASETIPTDSDFNTMVVAYNIYKKLRKENNDVEIAFISGSERSNIEGQIEFSRKLDEAIKTTNAEEAIIVYDSPEDAKAIPIIQSKLKVIGIERVLVEQYRGVEETYALLGRYIKKAISDPRFARIFLGVPGIILITIGIFSLLNLTVYATPAILIIIGLALLGRGLRIDEYIEQWWENSTIMVIAAIISLISTIVGIIEGYYVSASIKLYDLSSIFIILTTILPFIVFAIIVLFGAKAINKVMNRDIKVWHDIFRIIAVIIIYYMMVLISKNLEENVIGVQLQTMYTLSVITLVLVSLYIVFSIIEKHIT; the protein is encoded by the coding sequence ATGAGCAAGATTCTAATAATTTACGTTGATATTGATGATGATTTAGGAAAAATAGGTTTAGAGACTCCTATTATAGGAGAAGAACGTGTAAAAAAAGCTATTGATATTGCTTCAGAAACAATTCCAACGGATTCAGACTTTAATACTATGGTAGTAGCATATAATATCTATAAGAAACTTCGTAAAGAAAATAATGATGTAGAGATAGCATTTATATCTGGGTCAGAAAGAAGTAACATAGAGGGTCAAATAGAATTTTCAAGAAAATTAGATGAAGCTATAAAAACTACAAATGCAGAAGAAGCGATCATTGTGTATGATAGCCCAGAAGATGCTAAAGCTATACCAATTATACAGTCTAAGTTGAAAGTTATAGGTATCGAAAGAGTTTTAGTTGAGCAATATAGAGGAGTCGAGGAAACTTATGCTTTATTAGGAAGATACATAAAAAAAGCTATTTCCGACCCTAGATTTGCAAGAATTTTTTTAGGTGTTCCTGGAATTATTTTAATTACAATAGGTATATTTTCTCTGTTAAATCTTACAGTTTATGCAACGCCAGCCATTCTAATAATAATTGGTTTAGCCTTATTAGGTAGAGGTCTCAGAATAGATGAATACATAGAACAATGGTGGGAAAATTCTACGATAATGGTAATAGCAGCGATTATATCTCTAATTTCAACTATTGTAGGGATAATTGAAGGTTATTATGTGAGTGCATCTATAAAACTATATGATCTCTCTTCTATTTTTATAATTTTAACTACTATTCTTCCCTTTATCGTATTCGCTATAATAGTTTTATTTGGTGCTAAAGCAATAAATAAAGTCATGAATAGAGATATAAAAGTATGGCACGATATATTCAGAATAATTGCAGTAATTATAATCTATTATATGATGGTTTTAATATCTAAGAATCTTGAGGAAAATGTAATAGGTGTTCAACTTCAAACAATGTATACATTATCTGTAATAACACTTGTACTTGTTTCTTTATATATAGTTTTTTCTATAATAGAAAAACATATAACATAA
- the twy1 gene encoding 4-demethylwyosine synthase TYW1, giving the protein MVSNLRIDTLSLIMKELEKEKYHIVGNHSVYKKCHWTHEALTSGRYCYKGKFYGIESHRCVQMSPTAAWCWFRCIHCWRLEPEDIGIEWDETKLPVEDDPDIIVEKSIEEHKRAVSGYFGREGVDKNKVKEAITPRHVAISLTGEPTLYDRLGELIKEYHKRGLTTFLVTSGVRPDILASLEEEPTQLFVSLQAPNEFKHKLINRPIVANSWNLVMKTLEILPSFSSPTVIRMTMIKGFNMSDEDAREFARLMEIAQPTYIEVKAYMHVGPSTYRLSKDAMPRHFEIKEFAKKLAEHTGYKILSEHIPSRIVLLSKLDKPIQIGNAWTDNWNWATKDIEDDINGEYKEAELGCTEGET; this is encoded by the coding sequence ATGGTAAGTAATCTTAGGATAGATACTTTAAGCTTGATAATGAAAGAACTAGAAAAAGAAAAATATCACATAGTTGGAAATCATAGCGTATATAAGAAATGTCATTGGACTCACGAAGCCTTAACTTCAGGGAGATATTGCTATAAAGGCAAGTTTTACGGAATTGAAAGCCATAGATGTGTTCAAATGTCACCTACTGCTGCGTGGTGTTGGTTCAGATGCATTCATTGTTGGAGATTAGAACCAGAGGATATAGGAATTGAATGGGATGAAACAAAATTACCAGTAGAAGATGATCCAGATATTATTGTGGAAAAAAGTATAGAAGAACATAAAAGGGCAGTATCTGGTTATTTTGGACGTGAGGGAGTAGATAAAAACAAAGTTAAAGAGGCTATAACACCTAGACATGTAGCTATAAGCCTTACAGGCGAACCCACATTATATGATAGGCTTGGAGAACTAATCAAAGAGTACCATAAAAGAGGGCTTACAACCTTTTTAGTAACTAGTGGAGTAAGGCCAGATATACTTGCAAGCTTAGAAGAAGAACCTACTCAATTATTTGTATCACTTCAAGCCCCTAATGAATTTAAACATAAACTAATAAATAGACCTATTGTTGCAAACTCATGGAATTTAGTTATGAAAACATTAGAAATTCTTCCAAGCTTTAGTTCGCCCACAGTTATAAGAATGACTATGATAAAAGGATTCAATATGAGTGATGAAGATGCAAGAGAATTTGCAAGACTCATGGAAATCGCACAACCAACATATATTGAAGTAAAAGCATACATGCATGTAGGACCTTCTACTTATAGACTTAGTAAAGATGCTATGCCTAGACATTTTGAAATTAAAGAATTTGCTAAAAAATTAGCTGAGCATACTGGTTATAAAATTCTATCTGAACATATACCTAGTAGAATAGTCTTATTAAGTAAATTAGATAAACCTATACAGATAGGTAATGCTTGGACAGATAACTGGAATTGGGCAACTAAAGACATAGAAGATGATATAAATGGAGAATATAAAGAAGCAGAACTAGGTTGTACGGAGGGAGAAACTTGA
- the dph5 gene encoding diphthine synthase — MPTLKLIGLGLSAKFVTREAIDEISKCNVVLFESYTSLSCDINLDFIKFLNKNVIIVDRKFIENNIKEIIKLLKEKEDVCIVTIGDPMIATTHVSLIVEVKDKGYNFKVIPGISVHCYIISKSMLSSYKFGKSVTITYPYNNKIDTTPYDVIYDNFIRGLHTILYLDLKEDKIMTAKEAVELLIEMEKIKKQGLISDDRIIIVGQRLGCDDEEVVALRLKEVFNYKFKEPPHIIVFPTDKLHFMEVEALKCLMK; from the coding sequence ATGCCAACGCTTAAGCTTATAGGGTTGGGCCTCTCTGCTAAATTTGTAACTAGAGAAGCAATTGATGAGATAAGTAAATGTAATGTTGTGCTATTCGAAAGTTATACTTCTCTATCTTGTGATATAAATTTAGATTTTATTAAATTTTTAAATAAAAATGTTATTATTGTAGATAGAAAATTTATTGAAAATAATATTAAAGAAATTATTAAACTGTTAAAAGAGAAAGAAGATGTTTGTATAGTAACTATAGGGGATCCTATGATTGCAACAACACATGTGAGTCTTATTGTTGAGGTGAAAGACAAGGGCTATAATTTTAAAGTAATTCCGGGGATATCAGTTCATTGCTATATAATTTCAAAATCTATGTTATCTTCCTATAAATTTGGTAAATCTGTAACTATAACTTACCCTTATAATAATAAAATTGATACGACTCCTTATGATGTAATTTATGATAATTTTATACGGGGACTCCACACAATACTATATCTTGACTTAAAAGAAGATAAAATTATGACAGCTAAAGAAGCCGTAGAACTTCTAATAGAAATGGAGAAAATAAAGAAGCAAGGACTAATTAGTGATGATAGAATCATCATAGTAGGTCAGAGATTGGGATGCGATGATGAGGAAGTAGTTGCATTACGATTAAAGGAAGTATTTAATTATAAATTTAAAGAACCACCACATATTATTGTATTTCCTACAGATAAGTTACACTTCATGGAGGTAGAGGCTTTAAAATGTCTAATGAAATAA
- a CDS encoding helix-turn-helix domain-containing protein has product MVTIDEVAEILSKRSLEYSMINYPDKKEKSIDIIAVNRNKKMIVKILGNKKSSKIKSDLKNIARIGLGIPVIIEDSTEQEIINDRGNILGMNVETFEKILDGEKVFLYKTRGGIFVKINSKELKKKREEMGLSLGEVAQALGVSRISIYDYEREDSYVSIDIAEKLVELFGDEILGDVLSGFKVDEKDINLETQTDSLSDKIMLNLNEKGYKVVKMNFTAVDIIASRNDKKLLFSVEADNVSKSLRKFNEAKKITSKIKASLIVVVKESKNKKIYEKEDFNTISENEIMNYEFD; this is encoded by the coding sequence ATGGTTACTATTGATGAGGTTGCAGAGATTCTTTCAAAAAGATCATTAGAGTATTCTATGATTAATTATCCAGATAAAAAGGAAAAATCAATAGATATAATAGCTGTAAATAGGAATAAGAAAATGATAGTTAAGATTCTAGGTAATAAGAAATCATCAAAAATCAAAAGTGACTTAAAAAACATAGCAAGAATTGGACTAGGAATTCCAGTAATAATTGAAGATTCCACTGAACAAGAAATAATAAATGATAGAGGTAACATATTAGGTATGAATGTAGAGACTTTTGAAAAAATTCTAGATGGAGAAAAAGTCTTCCTATACAAGACAAGGGGAGGAATCTTTGTTAAAATTAACTCTAAGGAGTTAAAAAAGAAAAGAGAAGAGATGGGCTTAAGCTTAGGAGAAGTTGCTCAAGCTTTAGGAGTTTCGAGGATATCAATCTACGATTATGAAAGGGAAGACTCTTATGTGTCAATTGATATTGCTGAAAAACTTGTTGAACTTTTTGGTGATGAGATATTAGGTGATGTATTAAGCGGTTTTAAGGTTGATGAAAAGGATATTAATCTAGAAACACAGACAGATAGCCTATCTGATAAAATTATGTTAAATTTGAATGAAAAAGGATATAAAGTAGTGAAGATGAACTTTACTGCAGTAGATATTATTGCCTCCAGGAATGATAAGAAACTATTATTTTCAGTAGAGGCTGATAATGTCTCTAAGTCCTTACGAAAATTTAATGAAGCTAAAAAGATCACCAGCAAAATAAAAGCAAGCCTTATTGTGGTTGTAAAAGAGAGTAAAAATAAAAAAATATATGAAAAAGAGGATTTTAATACAATAAGTGAAAACGAAATTATGAACTATGAATTTGATTGA
- a CDS encoding Gar1/Naf1 family protein — protein MTKIKLVEVGEYLKNTLNNKWLLKGNPKIDYSSQEYTGKVLVDEQGNRVGKILDIIGNVEEPYILALPLSEKAPQGKLYVELKEKRGKKKWRK, from the coding sequence GTGACAAAGATTAAACTTGTAGAGGTAGGCGAATACTTAAAAAATACACTAAATAATAAATGGCTTCTTAAAGGAAATCCTAAAATAGACTATTCGTCTCAAGAGTATACTGGTAAAGTTTTAGTTGATGAACAAGGAAATCGAGTAGGCAAAATCTTAGATATAATTGGAAATGTGGAAGAACCATACATACTAGCATTACCGTTATCAGAAAAAGCACCCCAAGGTAAGTTATACGTAGAACTTAAAGAAAAGAGGGGTAAGAAAAAATGGAGAAAATAA